A genomic segment from Geitlerinema sp. PCC 7407 encodes:
- a CDS encoding iron uptake porin: MMNAKIVQVTGLGLSMAGAALAAPGAIAWEVSSDPASQLPSEVAPDIAQTAEAIAPGQLPEFAPRPAAPEAIAQSLPADPVAMDQVTSVSQLSDVQPTDWAFQALQSLVERYGCIAGYPDGTYRGNRAMTRYEFAAGLNACLDRVNELIAAGTADLATREDLATLQRLQEEFAAELATLRGRVDSLEARTAELEANQFSTTTKLVGEAIFAASGAFGSDLADDSEVVFQERIRLDLQSSFTGRDLLHTRLAAGNGTPFRIGTLTSVDGASTAESTQIFNPGDTGNGVILEWLSYSFPLSDKLQVYIDAAGGTHADYAPTINPYLEDFDGGRSTSSAFGQESPIYRIGGGAGAAMTYQLNDSIGFSLGYLADNAASPEGGSGLFNGDYATLAQLTLTPGDRLQLGLTYVHGYHRSNNPIFDIGIGTALTGTIPANFPSAELSPTVSNSYGVQASYQFSPKFVVNGFFGHTDVRIVKDPFGTGIRDGEVWYYGLGLAFPDLGKEGNLGGIVVGVQPYLGGYDNGPSLSSIGIDNKTSLHVEGFYRYQLNDNISVTPGVIWLTDPGQFTGDRDDVVIGTLRTTFNF, encoded by the coding sequence ATGATGAACGCGAAGATTGTGCAGGTGACGGGACTGGGCCTGTCGATGGCGGGGGCGGCGCTAGCGGCTCCGGGGGCGATCGCCTGGGAGGTGTCTTCAGACCCCGCATCGCAACTCCCATCGGAGGTGGCTCCTGATATTGCTCAAACAGCAGAGGCGATCGCCCCGGGCCAGCTCCCCGAGTTTGCGCCCCGGCCTGCGGCTCCAGAGGCGATCGCCCAGTCTCTGCCCGCTGACCCCGTGGCCATGGATCAGGTCACCTCAGTTTCGCAACTGTCCGACGTGCAGCCGACAGACTGGGCCTTTCAGGCCTTGCAGTCCTTGGTCGAGCGCTACGGCTGCATCGCTGGCTACCCCGACGGGACCTATCGCGGCAACCGCGCCATGACCCGCTACGAGTTCGCCGCCGGTCTCAATGCCTGCCTCGATCGCGTAAATGAGCTCATTGCCGCCGGGACGGCCGACCTCGCCACCCGCGAAGACCTCGCCACCTTGCAGCGGCTCCAAGAAGAATTTGCGGCAGAGCTAGCGACCCTGCGGGGCCGCGTCGACTCCCTAGAGGCTCGCACCGCCGAGCTAGAGGCCAACCAGTTCTCCACCACCACCAAGCTGGTGGGCGAGGCGATCTTTGCCGCCAGCGGCGCTTTTGGCAGCGACCTGGCCGACGACAGCGAAGTTGTGTTCCAAGAGCGGATCCGTCTAGACCTTCAGTCCAGCTTCACCGGCCGGGACCTGCTGCATACGCGCCTAGCCGCCGGGAACGGAACGCCGTTTAGAATTGGCACTCTGACCTCGGTAGACGGAGCGAGCACCGCAGAGAGCACCCAGATTTTCAATCCCGGCGACACCGGGAACGGCGTAATCCTGGAATGGCTCTCTTACTCTTTCCCCCTCAGCGACAAGCTCCAGGTCTACATCGACGCGGCGGGGGGCACCCACGCGGACTACGCGCCGACCATCAACCCCTATCTCGAAGACTTTGACGGTGGGCGCTCCACCAGTTCCGCTTTTGGTCAGGAGAGCCCGATTTACCGCATTGGCGGTGGGGCCGGAGCCGCCATGACCTACCAGCTCAACGACTCGATCGGCTTTTCCCTGGGCTATCTGGCGGACAACGCGGCTAGCCCAGAGGGGGGTAGCGGCTTGTTTAATGGCGACTATGCAACTCTGGCGCAGTTGACCCTGACGCCGGGCGATCGCCTTCAGCTGGGCCTGACCTACGTCCACGGCTACCACCGCAGCAACAACCCGATTTTCGACATCGGCATTGGTACAGCCCTCACCGGCACCATCCCGGCCAACTTCCCCTCAGCCGAGCTCTCGCCGACGGTGAGCAACTCCTACGGTGTCCAGGCATCCTACCAGTTCAGCCCGAAGTTCGTGGTGAATGGCTTCTTTGGCCACACCGATGTCCGCATCGTCAAAGATCCCTTTGGCACCGGCATCCGGGACGGTGAGGTCTGGTACTACGGCCTGGGCCTAGCCTTTCCCGACCTGGGCAAAGAAGGCAATCTGGGCGGCATCGTCGTGGGGGTTCAGCCCTACTTGGGCGGCTATGACAACGGCCCAAGTCTTAGCAGCATCGGCATTGATAACAAAACGTCCCTGCACGTTGAGGGCTTCTATCGCTACCAGCTCAATGACAATATCTCCGTGACGCCGGGTGTGATCTGGCTGACGGACCCGGGCCAATTTACGGGCGATCGCGACGACGTGGTGATCGGCACCCTGCGCACCACCTTCAACTTCTAG
- a CDS encoding TetR/AcrR family transcriptional regulator has protein sequence MSKNGQATRQRILDAAETLVLQHSLAGTSIDMVLAQAGITKGAFFYHFKSKSALAEALVERYLAQETLMLQELVQRAERLSRDPLQQVLIFLGLFQEVLEQADTQAGCLVASYVYQMADLSEEIRAIAAQGFADWRQDLSQRFETIMAQYPPRYPVTATDLANGFLVVVEGSLVLLRVLQEAQHPSQQLAHYRNYLELLFLPDR, from the coding sequence ATGTCAAAAAACGGTCAAGCAACGCGACAGCGAATTTTGGATGCGGCGGAAACGCTGGTCCTACAGCACAGCCTAGCGGGCACTTCCATTGATATGGTGCTAGCCCAGGCAGGCATCACAAAGGGGGCTTTTTTCTATCATTTCAAGAGTAAGTCAGCGCTGGCCGAAGCTTTGGTTGAGCGCTATTTGGCCCAAGAGACGCTGATGTTGCAAGAGCTGGTGCAGCGGGCTGAGCGCTTGAGTCGCGATCCGCTCCAGCAAGTGTTGATATTTTTGGGGCTGTTTCAAGAGGTGCTGGAGCAGGCCGACACTCAGGCAGGCTGCTTGGTGGCGTCCTATGTGTACCAGATGGCTGACTTGAGCGAAGAAATTCGGGCGATCGCCGCTCAAGGCTTTGCAGATTGGCGTCAGGACTTGAGTCAGCGCTTTGAAACTATCATGGCCCAGTATCCTCCGCGCTATCCGGTAACGGCGACGGACCTCGCCAATGGTTTTCTGGTGGTAGTCGAGGGGTCTTTGGTGCTGTTGCGGGTACTCCAAGAAGCTCAGCACCCCAGTCAGCAACTCGCCCACTATCGCAATTATCTGGAGCTGCTGTTTTTGCCCGATCGCTAG
- a CDS encoding Hsp20/alpha crystallin family protein — MVTQLPWETLFYPEIGASRRAVEAFRRARQPKTQIASWQPALELHHTSDALILRAELPGVTGEDLDIQASRDRVLISGRRCAPEQAPGTSITSELRYGAFQRIVALPVAIEPDHIEADLSNGILTLTLPKYAAQRPSMVKVQITESATRDDGVVEPDSGDRPPGAIPVVLPASEVPTSADSLEDPWAVST, encoded by the coding sequence ATGGTGACGCAACTGCCTTGGGAAACGCTTTTCTATCCCGAAATCGGAGCTTCTCGCCGCGCCGTCGAGGCGTTTCGCAGAGCCCGACAGCCCAAAACCCAAATCGCTAGCTGGCAGCCCGCTCTGGAGCTGCATCACACCAGCGACGCCTTGATCCTGCGGGCAGAGCTCCCCGGCGTCACGGGTGAAGACCTCGACATCCAGGCCAGCCGCGATCGCGTCTTGATCAGCGGTCGTCGCTGCGCCCCCGAACAAGCTCCCGGAACCTCCATCACCTCCGAGCTGCGCTACGGCGCGTTTCAGCGGATTGTGGCGCTGCCTGTCGCTATCGAGCCCGACCACATCGAGGCCGATCTGAGCAATGGCATTTTGACCCTCACGCTGCCGAAGTACGCCGCTCAACGGCCCTCGATGGTGAAGGTGCAGATTACCGAATCAGCCACCCGCGATGACGGCGTGGTCGAACCTGATTCCGGCGATCGCCCCCCAGGGGCCATTCCCGTAGTGCTGCCAGCCTCCGAGGTCCCTACCTCCGCCGACAGCCTCGAAGATCCTTGGGCCGTCAGCACCTAG
- a CDS encoding DUF3891 family protein, whose translation MIVNLLEDGWEVIYHRAHALLAAQIAGHWCRQNAPTRFYETIAAISHHDDLEREFEEHQLTAAGAPLDFTLDGESSIDELRTHIQNARYRGRWVTLLISRHLCFLHQARAGTSPDWDAFLEEQRQQQAQWRSALGVSEEAAEEAYQFMRWCDRLSLILAQRRIPASQRALEITRDLQGQRYDLRQMGDRLTVEPWPFEEPAFTVDVEATYLPQLHFEDNAALIAALQEAPIRVLEWHFAKA comes from the coding sequence ATGATTGTGAACTTGCTCGAAGACGGCTGGGAAGTGATTTACCATCGCGCCCATGCCCTGCTGGCTGCCCAGATTGCCGGCCACTGGTGCCGCCAAAATGCCCCGACTCGCTTTTATGAGACGATCGCGGCGATTTCTCACCACGACGACTTGGAGCGTGAATTTGAGGAGCATCAGCTCACCGCTGCCGGAGCGCCTTTGGACTTCACCCTAGATGGCGAGAGCTCCATCGATGAGCTGCGGACCCACATCCAAAACGCCCGCTATCGCGGCCGCTGGGTCACGCTCTTGATTTCCAGGCACCTCTGTTTTCTTCATCAGGCCCGCGCCGGCACGTCGCCGGACTGGGACGCTTTCCTGGAGGAGCAGCGCCAGCAACAAGCGCAGTGGCGCAGCGCCCTGGGGGTGTCTGAGGAGGCAGCAGAGGAGGCCTACCAGTTTATGCGCTGGTGCGATCGCCTCTCGCTGATCTTGGCCCAGCGCCGGATTCCGGCCAGCCAGCGCGCTCTCGAAATCACCCGAGATCTGCAAGGCCAGCGCTACGATCTGCGCCAGATGGGCGATCGCCTCACCGTGGAGCCCTGGCCCTTCGAAGAGCCTGCCTTCACCGTAGACGTCGAAGCCACCTACCTGCCGCAGCTCCATTTCGAGGACAACGCAGCCCTCATTGCCGCTCTCCAGGAGGCGCCCATTCGAGTCCTAGAGTGGCACTTTGCCAAGGCCTAG
- the dnaK gene encoding molecular chaperone DnaK gives MAKVVGIDLGTTNSCVAVMEGGKPTVIANAEGFRTTPSVVAYAKNGDRLVGQIAKRQAVMNPENTFYSVKRFIGRRYDEVTNELTEVSYKVLNLNGNVKIDCSNKGEQYAPEQISAEVLRKLKEDASKYLGEEVTQAVITVPAYFNDSQRQATKDAGRIAGLEVLRIINEPTAASLAYGLDKKSNETILVFDLGGGTFDVSILEVGDGVFEVLATSGDTHLGGDDFDKKIVDYLAEEFRKAEGIDLRKDKQALQRLTEAAEKAKIELSSVTQAEINLPFITATQDGPKHLETTLTRAKFEELCADLIDRCRIPVENAMRDAKLDKSQIDEVVLVGGSTRIPAVHELVRRVLGKDPNQSVNPDEVVAVGAAIQGGVLAGEVKDILLLDVTPLSLGVETLGGVMTKIIPRNTTIPTKKSEVFSTAVDGQTNVEIHILQGEREMSNDNKSLGTFRLDGIPPAPRGVPQIEVTFDIDANGILNVTAKDKGTGKEQSISITGASTLPKDEVERMVNEAEKNASSDRERREKIDLKNQADSLSYQAEKQIEELGDKVPEAEKSKVKALITDLRAEIGTEAEKKELSTIDFDRVKTLTTELQQALYSISSNLYQQAAAAGGDGTGAPGADAGPSSGGTSGGDDVIDAEFSETK, from the coding sequence ATGGCAAAAGTAGTTGGAATTGACCTAGGAACAACAAACTCCTGCGTCGCAGTAATGGAAGGCGGCAAGCCGACCGTCATCGCTAACGCGGAGGGGTTTCGGACGACCCCCTCAGTAGTTGCCTACGCGAAAAACGGCGATCGCCTCGTCGGCCAAATCGCTAAGCGCCAGGCCGTCATGAACCCCGAGAACACCTTCTATTCCGTGAAGCGGTTCATCGGTCGACGCTACGACGAAGTCACCAACGAACTCACCGAAGTTTCCTACAAGGTCCTCAACCTGAACGGAAACGTCAAAATCGATTGCAGCAACAAAGGCGAGCAGTACGCCCCCGAGCAAATCTCCGCCGAAGTCCTGCGCAAGCTCAAAGAAGACGCCAGCAAGTACCTCGGTGAAGAAGTCACCCAGGCGGTCATCACCGTCCCGGCCTACTTCAACGACTCCCAGCGCCAAGCCACCAAAGACGCTGGCCGCATCGCTGGCCTAGAGGTCCTGCGGATCATCAACGAGCCCACCGCCGCCTCCCTGGCCTACGGTCTCGACAAAAAGAGCAACGAAACCATCCTGGTCTTTGACTTGGGCGGTGGTACCTTCGACGTCTCCATCCTAGAAGTGGGCGACGGCGTCTTCGAAGTGCTCGCTACCTCTGGTGACACCCACCTGGGCGGCGACGACTTCGACAAGAAGATCGTTGACTACCTAGCCGAAGAATTCCGCAAGGCCGAAGGCATCGACCTGCGCAAGGACAAGCAAGCCCTCCAGCGCCTCACCGAAGCCGCTGAGAAAGCCAAAATCGAGCTGTCCAGCGTCACCCAAGCCGAAATCAACCTGCCCTTCATCACGGCAACCCAAGACGGTCCCAAGCACCTCGAGACCACCCTCACCCGGGCGAAGTTTGAAGAGCTGTGCGCTGACTTGATCGATCGCTGCCGCATCCCCGTCGAGAACGCGATGCGTGATGCCAAGCTCGACAAGAGCCAGATCGACGAAGTGGTGCTAGTGGGCGGTTCGACCCGGATTCCCGCAGTCCACGAGCTGGTGCGGCGCGTCCTGGGCAAAGACCCCAACCAGAGCGTCAACCCGGACGAAGTGGTCGCCGTTGGCGCAGCCATCCAGGGCGGCGTCCTCGCAGGCGAAGTGAAGGACATTCTGCTGCTGGATGTGACCCCGCTGTCTCTGGGCGTTGAGACCCTGGGCGGCGTCATGACCAAGATCATTCCTCGCAACACCACCATCCCCACCAAGAAGTCCGAGGTCTTCTCGACGGCGGTCGATGGCCAGACCAATGTGGAAATCCACATCCTGCAAGGTGAGCGGGAAATGTCCAACGACAACAAGAGCTTGGGAACCTTCCGTCTCGACGGTATTCCCCCGGCTCCCCGTGGCGTGCCACAGATCGAAGTGACCTTCGACATTGACGCCAACGGCATCCTCAACGTGACCGCCAAAGATAAGGGCACGGGCAAAGAGCAGTCCATCAGCATCACCGGCGCTTCGACGTTGCCGAAAGATGAAGTGGAGCGCATGGTCAACGAAGCCGAGAAGAATGCGTCTTCGGACCGTGAGCGTCGCGAGAAGATCGACCTCAAGAACCAAGCTGACTCCTTGTCTTACCAAGCCGAGAAGCAGATCGAGGAGCTGGGCGACAAAGTGCCTGAGGCTGAGAAGTCTAAGGTGAAGGCTCTGATCACCGACCTGCGGGCCGAAATTGGCACCGAGGCCGAGAAGAAGGAGCTCTCGACCATCGACTTCGATCGCGTGAAGACCCTGACGACCGAGCTGCAACAAGCGCTCTACAGCATCAGCAGCAACCTCTACCAGCAAGCAGCCGCAGCGGGTGGAGACGGCACGGGTGCACCGGGCGCAGATGCAGGCCCTTCTAGCGGCGGCACCTCTGGCGGTGACGATGTGATCGACGCCGAGTTCTCGGAAACCAAGTAG
- a CDS encoding class I SAM-dependent methyltransferase: MTSVLNLAKSEAFAEQMVGILNSGALALMISIGHRTGLFDTLAELSPSTSAHIASAAGLNERYVREWLGAMVTGQIVEYDALAKTYYLPPEHSACLTRSASPNNLAVTAQFIPLLATVEDQIIDCFYRGGGVPYSSYGRFHQIMAEDSGQTVVAALEDQILPLVPGLRADLERGIDVLDLGCGHGYALMKLARHFPQSRFRGYDFSQDTIAAARAEAERLGLTNLEFQVQDAALLGEIEQYDFICTFDAIHDQAHPDAVLQNIYRALRPTGTYLMQEIRGSSHVQGNLDHAIAPFLYTISCMHCMSVSLSAGGMGLGTLWGHELAMAMLRDAGFTAMEAHQLEHDLVNSYFVVN, translated from the coding sequence ATGACCTCCGTGTTGAATCTTGCCAAGTCCGAAGCGTTTGCTGAGCAGATGGTGGGCATTCTCAACAGTGGTGCCCTGGCGCTGATGATATCGATTGGCCATCGCACAGGTTTGTTTGATACCCTCGCTGAGCTTTCTCCGTCGACTAGCGCACACATTGCCTCTGCGGCCGGGCTCAATGAGCGCTACGTCCGTGAGTGGCTAGGGGCCATGGTAACGGGGCAAATTGTGGAGTACGATGCCTTGGCCAAAACCTACTATCTCCCGCCAGAGCACTCCGCCTGTCTGACGCGCTCTGCCAGTCCCAACAATTTGGCAGTGACGGCCCAGTTTATTCCGCTGCTGGCGACGGTGGAAGACCAAATCATTGATTGCTTTTATCGCGGGGGCGGTGTGCCCTACAGCTCCTATGGCCGCTTCCACCAAATCATGGCGGAGGATAGTGGCCAAACGGTGGTAGCAGCGCTAGAAGATCAGATTTTGCCTTTGGTGCCAGGGCTGAGAGCGGATTTGGAGCGAGGAATTGATGTGCTGGATCTTGGCTGTGGCCATGGCTATGCGCTGATGAAGCTGGCGCGACATTTCCCCCAAAGCCGTTTTCGGGGCTATGACTTTTCTCAAGACACGATCGCTGCTGCCCGGGCGGAGGCGGAGCGTCTAGGCCTGACAAATTTGGAGTTTCAGGTGCAAGATGCAGCCCTTCTAGGAGAGATAGAGCAATATGACTTCATTTGCACCTTCGATGCGATCCATGACCAGGCCCATCCAGATGCTGTGCTGCAAAATATCTATCGAGCTTTGCGTCCTACAGGGACATACCTGATGCAGGAGATTCGTGGGTCTAGTCACGTCCAGGGCAACCTAGATCACGCGATCGCACCTTTTCTGTACACCATCTCGTGTATGCACTGCATGTCTGTGTCGCTGTCGGCGGGTGGTATGGGCCTCGGTACCCTGTGGGGCCATGAACTTGCTATGGCGATGCTGCGGGATGCTGGGTTTACGGCAATGGAGGCCCACCAACTAGAGCACGACCTCGTTAACAGCTATTTCGTTGTGAACTAA